One window of Mesorhizobium sp. PAMC28654 genomic DNA carries:
- a CDS encoding ABC transporter permease yields the protein MAVVRHLTARAGSLLLTLWLVSILVFWAGQVLPGDVGRVMLGPFADAQAVAELNRRLGADQPILVQYWHWFSKAITGDFGDSLAMRAPVAPFVLESIRKSSALAGVILVLLVPLGVGAGVIAGLNAGRLVDRLIVLSGVSLAIVPDFVSGLLLLIVFGLWLSWFPINGVAPDGAGFWTNGYYLILPALPLVLNLAGYIARMTRAGVIEAMAADYTRTAVLKGLDRREVVVRHVLRNALTPTIAVLATQSGYLLGGLVVIEALFGIQGLGNLVLNAARGRDFPMLEAGVLVMAAIFVLSAAVGDLLQALLDPRQRRRVSS from the coding sequence ATGGCGGTCGTCCGGCATTTGACGGCACGCGCGGGCTCGCTGCTGCTCACCCTGTGGCTGGTCAGCATCCTCGTCTTCTGGGCCGGGCAGGTTCTGCCCGGCGATGTCGGCCGCGTCATGCTCGGCCCGTTCGCGGATGCGCAGGCCGTCGCCGAGCTGAACAGGCGGCTGGGGGCGGACCAGCCCATTCTCGTCCAGTACTGGCACTGGTTCAGCAAGGCTATCACCGGGGATTTCGGCGATAGCCTGGCGATGCGCGCGCCTGTCGCGCCGTTTGTCCTGGAAAGCATCCGGAAGTCCTCCGCCCTTGCCGGCGTCATCCTGGTCCTTCTCGTTCCGCTCGGGGTTGGTGCTGGCGTGATTGCCGGTCTCAATGCTGGCCGCCTCGTCGATCGCCTGATCGTGCTGTCGGGTGTCTCCTTGGCCATTGTGCCGGACTTCGTGTCCGGCCTGCTGCTTCTGATCGTTTTCGGCCTGTGGCTGAGCTGGTTCCCGATCAATGGCGTCGCTCCCGATGGCGCCGGCTTCTGGACCAACGGCTATTACCTGATACTGCCGGCGCTCCCCCTGGTGCTGAACCTTGCCGGCTACATAGCCCGCATGACGCGAGCCGGCGTGATCGAGGCGATGGCCGCCGACTACACACGGACCGCCGTCCTGAAGGGGCTCGACCGGCGCGAGGTCGTTGTCAGGCACGTGCTGCGCAACGCTCTGACGCCGACGATCGCGGTGCTGGCGACCCAGAGCGGATATCTGCTTGGCGGCCTTGTGGTGATCGAGGCGCTGTTCGGCATCCAGGGGCTCGGCAATCTGGTGCTGAATGCCGCCAGGGGCCGCGATTTTCCAATGCTTGAAGCGGGCGTTCTGGTGATGGCGGCGATTTTCGTGCTGTCGGCGGCCGTGGGCGATCTCCTGCAGGCCTTGCTTGATCCGAGGCAGCGTCGCCGGGTGTCGTCATGA
- a CDS encoding ABC transporter substrate-binding protein gives MTKRSDIDALRAQSGDIWNVAVDEYAGGYLKRRDLLKYAALIGLTGFAASQGLGFPGRALAAGKAGGTVRVGLGQPTKAIDPVSVTDPASIGVISQVGEYLILDDPKDGLQPKLALSWEADETAKRWTFKLRPGVKFHDGRTVTAGDVVASFERLVDPASGSSALSAYKGILSKGGAKVVDDETVAFDLDGPNSNFPFYVSSDVYNAVILPADYAGDFEKNFNGTGPFKLESFRAKQGASFVRNTDYWGDKALPDRIEIKFFDDEQAQVLALQAGQLDVIPSTPRLELSIDGNPNFKLLSVQASSHDQVHLRTDQAPFTDKRIRRALALTIDREAVVKGLLKARAIVGNDTPFAPIFPSADTSVPQRKQDIAEAKRLLGEDGVPNGFPVTLTTERAYDIPDYAVLIQNFAKKAGIDIKLNVLPQDAYYGSATFGSSPWLDSNLGITDFGHRGTPDIFLNATLKSSGAWNAAHFNDPAYDALLLDYGKARDLQAQRLVAGKIQTLLLDETPLIISYFSQYSRIVSSKVEGVRFTAISHLLLDRVSFV, from the coding sequence ATGACCAAACGTAGCGACATCGACGCCTTGCGCGCTCAGTCGGGAGATATCTGGAACGTCGCCGTCGACGAATATGCCGGCGGCTATCTGAAGCGCCGCGACCTCCTCAAATACGCGGCGTTGATCGGTCTTACCGGCTTTGCCGCGTCTCAAGGGCTGGGGTTCCCAGGCCGGGCATTGGCCGCTGGAAAGGCCGGCGGCACGGTCCGCGTCGGGCTCGGCCAGCCGACCAAGGCGATCGATCCCGTCTCTGTCACCGACCCGGCCAGCATCGGCGTGATCAGCCAGGTCGGCGAATATCTGATCCTCGACGATCCGAAGGACGGGCTGCAGCCGAAGCTTGCCCTGTCCTGGGAAGCCGACGAGACCGCCAAGCGCTGGACGTTCAAGCTGCGGCCGGGCGTGAAATTCCACGATGGCCGCACCGTCACCGCCGGGGATGTGGTGGCGAGCTTCGAGCGGCTTGTCGATCCGGCCAGTGGCTCTTCGGCGCTGTCGGCCTACAAGGGTATCCTCTCCAAGGGCGGCGCCAAGGTCGTCGACGACGAGACCGTCGCCTTCGATCTCGACGGTCCAAACAGCAACTTTCCCTTCTATGTCTCCTCCGACGTCTATAACGCGGTCATCCTGCCCGCCGACTATGCCGGTGATTTCGAGAAGAATTTCAACGGCACCGGCCCGTTCAAGCTCGAGTCCTTCCGCGCCAAGCAGGGCGCCAGCTTCGTGCGCAACACCGACTATTGGGGCGACAAGGCGCTGCCCGACCGGATCGAGATCAAGTTCTTCGACGATGAGCAGGCACAGGTGCTCGCGCTGCAGGCCGGCCAGCTCGACGTCATCCCGAGCACGCCGCGCCTGGAATTGTCGATCGACGGCAACCCCAATTTCAAACTCCTCAGCGTGCAGGCGAGCTCGCATGACCAGGTGCATCTGCGGACCGACCAGGCGCCGTTCACCGACAAGCGCATCCGCCGCGCGCTGGCGCTCACCATCGACCGCGAGGCGGTTGTCAAGGGTCTGCTGAAAGCCCGCGCCATCGTCGGCAACGACACCCCGTTCGCGCCGATCTTCCCCTCGGCCGATACGTCGGTGCCGCAGCGCAAGCAGGACATTGCCGAGGCCAAGCGCCTGCTTGGCGAGGATGGCGTTCCCAACGGGTTCCCGGTGACGCTGACCACTGAGCGCGCCTATGACATTCCCGACTACGCCGTGCTGATCCAGAACTTCGCCAAGAAGGCCGGCATCGACATCAAGCTCAACGTGCTGCCGCAGGACGCCTATTACGGATCGGCGACGTTCGGCAGCTCGCCATGGCTGGATTCCAATCTCGGCATCACCGATTTCGGCCATCGCGGCACGCCCGACATCTTCCTCAACGCAACGCTGAAGAGTTCGGGAGCCTGGAACGCGGCGCATTTCAACGACCCGGCCTATGATGCGCTGCTTCTCGACTACGGCAAGGCTCGCGACCTGCAGGCGCAACGCCTCGTTGCCGGCAAGATCCAGACCCTGTTGCTCGACGAGACGCCGCTGATCATCAGTTACTTCTCGCAATATAGCCGCATCGTCAGCTCGAAGGTCGAGGGCGTGCGCTTCACCGCCATTTCGCACCTGCTGCTCGACAGGGTTTCGTTCGTGTGA
- a CDS encoding DUF427 domain-containing protein produces the protein MTAAPNLQPREATAPHLVNVLHSPKRIRVKFGGRTIADSRNVLVLRSNHFLPIYFFPASSVDPSVLKPSARREPHPVGGHTAYWDVDTGDISAANAAWSFVSPPDENLSPLAGRIAFTWKSVDQWFEEEEEVFVHARDPYARIDVLQSSSHVQVWLDGDVIADSHRPVLLFETHLPTRFYLPAEDIRLDRLTASNSTTRCPYKGIASYWSGLLKDGSIRPDIAWSYRDPIDEMPKIKGLIAFYPQAVDRIHLDGSPV, from the coding sequence ATGACAGCCGCGCCAAATCTTCAGCCCCGCGAAGCGACAGCTCCGCATCTCGTCAATGTCCTGCACAGCCCCAAGCGCATCCGCGTCAAATTTGGTGGGCGCACCATCGCCGACAGCCGCAACGTGCTGGTGCTGCGTTCCAACCATTTTCTGCCGATCTATTTCTTCCCCGCCTCCTCGGTCGACCCGTCGGTGCTGAAACCCTCGGCGCGTCGCGAGCCGCACCCGGTCGGTGGCCATACCGCCTATTGGGATGTCGACACCGGCGACATCAGCGCCGCCAATGCTGCGTGGTCGTTCGTCTCGCCGCCGGACGAAAACCTGTCGCCTCTGGCCGGCCGCATCGCCTTCACCTGGAAGTCGGTCGACCAGTGGTTCGAGGAGGAAGAAGAAGTCTTCGTCCACGCCCGCGACCCCTATGCGCGCATCGACGTGCTGCAAAGCTCCAGCCATGTGCAGGTCTGGCTTGACGGCGACGTGATCGCCGACAGTCACCGCCCGGTGCTGCTGTTCGAGACCCATCTGCCAACGCGCTTCTACCTGCCAGCGGAAGACATCCGGCTGGATCGACTGACGGCGTCGAATTCGACGACGCGATGTCCCTACAAGGGCATCGCCTCCTACTGGTCGGGTCTTCTGAAGGACGGTTCGATTCGGCCCGACATTGCCTGGAGCTACCGCGACCCGATCGACGAAATGCCCAAGATCAAGGGGCTGATCGCCTTCTATCCGCAGGCGGTCGATCGCATCCATCTCGACGGCTCACCCGTCTGA
- a CDS encoding LLM class flavin-dependent oxidoreductase, translated as MARDHMILSAFFFNPQGDHRMSWRHPRAPGREVFDFDYYRELVQAAERARIDTIFVADHVAIWDSVKSGVAHYANARLEPLTLLSALASVTKHIGLITTASSSYSEPYNVARMFASLDHISKGRASWNVVTSAMDEEARNFGRDGNIEHAFRYERAGEFLDIVKALWDSWEDEALLIDKASGYFADPDKVHPIDHKGKHFKVRGPLNVSRPPQGHPLIVQAGSSEDGKNFATAQADVHFAIFSTREDGIKYRQDINERLARHGRRPESFKILPGILPIVAASEAEGREKQEYLQTLLPDQVGIDLLSSWSGIDLSAYPPDGPLPPLPDESTFNGGRTSLNRVKQWSRQNLSLRDIARKLANSGSVPTVAGTPKQIADQLEDWFVSGAADGFNLMFPLLPEDWVNFAEQVVPELQRRGVFPTEYAPGTLRDRFGLARPANRFAEQRDNARAVS; from the coding sequence ATGGCTCGAGACCATATGATCCTGAGCGCGTTCTTCTTCAACCCGCAGGGCGATCATCGCATGTCATGGCGCCATCCGCGCGCGCCGGGGCGGGAAGTGTTCGATTTCGATTACTACCGCGAGCTGGTGCAGGCGGCGGAACGCGCGAGGATCGACACGATCTTCGTCGCCGACCACGTCGCCATCTGGGATTCAGTCAAGAGCGGCGTCGCTCACTACGCCAATGCCCGCCTCGAACCTCTGACGCTGCTGTCGGCGCTGGCCAGCGTGACCAAGCATATCGGCCTGATCACCACGGCGTCGAGCTCCTACAGCGAGCCCTACAATGTCGCCCGCATGTTCGCCTCGCTCGACCATATCAGCAAGGGCAGGGCGTCGTGGAACGTCGTCACCTCGGCCATGGACGAGGAAGCCCGCAATTTCGGCCGCGACGGCAATATCGAACATGCCTTCCGCTACGAGCGCGCCGGCGAATTCCTCGATATCGTCAAGGCGCTGTGGGACAGTTGGGAGGACGAAGCGCTCCTCATCGACAAGGCGAGCGGCTATTTCGCCGACCCTGACAAGGTCCACCCGATCGACCACAAGGGCAAGCACTTCAAGGTGCGCGGCCCGCTCAATGTCTCGCGGCCGCCGCAGGGTCATCCGCTGATTGTCCAGGCCGGCTCGTCCGAGGACGGCAAGAATTTTGCCACCGCCCAGGCCGACGTGCATTTCGCCATCTTCAGCACCAGGGAAGACGGCATCAAATACCGGCAGGATATCAACGAGCGGCTGGCCCGCCACGGCCGGCGGCCGGAGAGCTTCAAGATACTGCCCGGCATCCTGCCGATCGTGGCGGCCTCCGAAGCCGAGGGCCGGGAAAAGCAGGAGTATCTGCAGACGCTGCTCCCCGACCAGGTCGGCATCGATCTTCTGTCGAGCTGGAGCGGTATCGATCTCTCGGCCTACCCGCCGGACGGGCCGCTGCCGCCGCTGCCGGACGAAAGCACCTTCAATGGTGGGCGCACCTCGCTCAACCGGGTCAAGCAATGGTCGCGGCAGAATCTCAGCCTGCGCGACATCGCCCGCAAGCTAGCCAACAGTGGCTCCGTGCCGACGGTTGCGGGTACGCCAAAACAGATCGCTGACCAGCTCGAAGACTGGTTCGTTTCCGGTGCCGCCGACGGCTTCAACCTGATGTTCCCGCTGCTGCCGGAGGATTGGGTGAACTTCGCCGAGCAGGTGGTGCCCGAGCTGCAGCGGCGCGGCGTATTCCCGACCGAATACGCGCCGGGAACGCTGCGCGACCGCTTCGGGTTGGCTCGCCCCGCCAACCGCTTCGCCGAGCAGCGCGACAACGCGCGCGCCGTATCCTGA
- a CDS encoding ABC transporter ATP-binding protein: MSPSILNVERLSVSYRGHRGSHPAVKDVSLHIKEGEALGLVGESGSGKSSVAMAILRYLPKGARIEASALTFQGREIRDLSVEQLRRLRGDHIAAVYQHPGAALNPSMTIGRQITETIMRHRTVRHEEAHGRAAELLGRVRVSNPGRVLELYPHELSGGMQQRANIAMAISLDPSLLVLDEPTTALDASVQSEIIAILDDLRRDHRTSILLISHDINMIRRSCDRVAVMQSGAVVESGGANAVFEDPRHAYTRALIASIPALSYTKHDGRLAEGTTNGDGVPSHSRIHEAGSDGLPAKERDIAIACRAVAHSFGTQAVLHGIDLEIGQGETFGLIGESGSGKSTLARIITGLQTPSAGSVELFGKPVAARVEKRNPDERRDVQMVFQSPDRTLNPRHRIGRILDRPLRRLSGLRRSAVRQRVGDLLASVRLTGTTADQKPRSLSGGQRQRAAIARAFAGAPKVVVLDEPTSALDVSVQATVLNLLNDLQRAENTTYVFISHDLRVIRYMADRIGVLYRGRLVEIGSSDEIFRGPNHPYTKLLLAASSDGAAPKVSAAAELQAADAPHGGCSFADRCPSAVADCRRAQPPIRQAEPGHLIACWKQTEEL; encoded by the coding sequence ATGTCCCCTTCAATTCTGAACGTAGAGCGCCTTTCCGTCTCCTATCGCGGTCACAGGGGATCGCATCCGGCGGTCAAGGACGTGTCGCTTCACATCAAGGAGGGCGAAGCGCTCGGCCTCGTCGGCGAGTCGGGATCGGGCAAGAGCTCAGTGGCCATGGCCATACTGCGCTACCTGCCGAAGGGCGCCCGGATCGAGGCTTCGGCGCTCACCTTCCAGGGCCGCGAGATCCGCGATCTCTCGGTCGAGCAACTGCGCCGATTGCGGGGCGACCATATTGCCGCCGTCTACCAGCATCCGGGAGCGGCGCTCAACCCGAGCATGACGATCGGCCGGCAGATCACCGAGACCATCATGCGGCATCGCACGGTTCGTCACGAAGAGGCGCATGGGCGGGCCGCCGAGCTGCTTGGGCGCGTCAGGGTGAGCAATCCCGGCCGGGTTCTGGAGCTTTATCCGCACGAGCTTTCCGGAGGCATGCAGCAGCGCGCCAACATCGCCATGGCCATTTCACTCGATCCGTCGCTGCTGGTACTGGACGAGCCAACGACGGCGCTCGACGCCAGCGTGCAATCCGAGATCATCGCCATTCTCGACGATTTGCGCCGGGACCACAGGACCAGCATCCTTTTGATCAGCCACGACATCAACATGATCCGCCGCTCCTGCGACCGGGTGGCCGTCATGCAGTCCGGAGCGGTGGTTGAAAGCGGCGGGGCAAACGCGGTCTTCGAGGACCCTCGCCACGCCTATACGAGAGCCCTCATCGCATCCATCCCCGCGCTTAGCTACACCAAGCACGACGGGCGATTGGCGGAGGGGACCACCAACGGGGATGGCGTGCCTTCGCACTCTCGGATTCACGAAGCCGGAAGCGATGGTTTGCCGGCAAAGGAACGTGATATTGCAATCGCCTGCCGAGCGGTCGCCCATTCCTTCGGTACCCAGGCCGTGCTGCACGGCATCGACCTGGAGATCGGCCAGGGCGAAACTTTCGGGCTGATCGGCGAGTCCGGCTCAGGCAAGTCGACGCTGGCAAGGATCATCACCGGGCTGCAGACTCCGAGTGCGGGGTCGGTCGAACTGTTCGGCAAACCGGTCGCCGCGCGGGTGGAAAAGAGAAACCCCGACGAACGGCGCGACGTGCAGATGGTGTTCCAGTCGCCGGATCGAACGCTTAATCCGCGCCACAGGATCGGCAGGATTCTCGACCGCCCGTTGCGGCGGCTCTCCGGCCTGCGCCGGAGCGCGGTCAGGCAGCGCGTCGGCGACCTGCTCGCTTCGGTTCGGCTGACCGGCACAACCGCCGACCAGAAACCGCGCTCGCTATCGGGAGGGCAGCGGCAGAGGGCGGCCATCGCGCGCGCCTTCGCCGGTGCGCCGAAGGTCGTCGTGCTGGACGAGCCAACGTCGGCGCTCGACGTCTCCGTCCAGGCGACGGTTCTCAACTTGCTCAACGACCTGCAGCGGGCGGAGAATACGACCTACGTCTTCATCAGCCATGACCTCAGGGTCATCAGATACATGGCCGACAGGATCGGCGTGCTCTATCGCGGCCGGCTCGTGGAAATCGGCTCATCCGACGAGATTTTTCGAGGACCAAACCATCCCTACACCAAACTGCTTCTGGCGGCTTCGTCCGATGGAGCCGCGCCGAAAGTCTCGGCCGCGGCCGAGTTGCAGGCCGCCGATGCCCCGCATGGTGGATGTTCATTCGCCGACCGGTGCCCGTCCGCTGTCGCCGACTGCAGGAGGGCGCAGCCGCCGATCAGGCAGGCCGAACCGGGTCACCTGATCGCGTGCTGGAAGCAGACCGAGGAATTGTGA
- the fghA gene encoding S-formylglutathione hydrolase: MKTISQAKSHGGVQGVYSHASDACACDMTFSVFVPPQAAQGPLPVVWYLSGLTCTHANVMDKGEYRRLAAELGLIVVCPDTSPRGTDIPDEKDNWQFGSGAGFYVDATQEPYARKYRMYSYVTEELPALIASEFPADMTRQAIFGHSMGGHGALTIALKNPGRFKSCSAFAPIVQPSTAGWSKPAFEKYLGGDEASWRVYDATSLIEDGRRFPEFFVDQGTADGFLKDGLRPWLLEDACAKAGIPLTLRMQDGYDHSYFFISTFMDDHLRWHAQRLSA; the protein is encoded by the coding sequence ATGAAAACCATCTCCCAGGCGAAGTCGCATGGCGGCGTGCAGGGCGTCTATTCCCACGCTTCGGACGCCTGCGCTTGCGACATGACCTTCTCGGTTTTCGTGCCGCCGCAGGCAGCACAAGGTCCGCTGCCGGTCGTCTGGTACTTGTCCGGCCTCACCTGCACCCATGCCAATGTGATGGACAAGGGCGAGTACCGTCGTCTCGCCGCCGAACTCGGCTTGATCGTCGTTTGCCCCGACACCAGCCCGCGCGGCACTGATATTCCCGACGAGAAGGACAACTGGCAGTTCGGCAGCGGCGCCGGCTTCTATGTCGATGCGACGCAAGAGCCCTATGCCAGGAAGTATCGCATGTACTCCTATGTCACCGAGGAACTGCCGGCATTGATCGCCAGCGAATTCCCCGCCGACATGACGCGCCAGGCGATCTTCGGCCATTCGATGGGCGGTCACGGCGCGCTGACGATTGCCTTGAAAAATCCCGGGCGGTTCAAGAGCTGTTCCGCCTTTGCGCCGATCGTCCAGCCCAGCACCGCGGGCTGGTCGAAGCCGGCTTTCGAAAAGTATCTCGGCGGAGATGAGGCCTCGTGGCGGGTCTATGACGCCACCTCGCTCATCGAGGATGGACGCCGCTTCCCGGAATTTTTCGTCGACCAGGGCACAGCCGACGGCTTCCTCAAGGACGGGCTTCGGCCATGGCTGCTGGAAGACGCCTGCGCCAAGGCCGGCATTCCGCTGACACTGCGCATGCAGGACGGATACGATCACTCGTATTTCTTCATCTCGACCTTCATGGACGACCATCTGAGATGGCATGCACAGAGACTGTCCGCCTAG
- a CDS encoding aldehyde dehydrogenase family protein — protein sequence MTIAKETAGLLGKLGVAGDVLEGGDLIVKSPVTGEKIAALKTISPADAARAIDGAHKAFQAWRMVPGPRRGELVRLLGEELRAHKAELGRLVSIEVGKIPSEGLGEVQEMIDICDFAVGLSRQLYGLTIATERPGHRMMETWHPLGVVGVISAFNFPVAVWSWNTALALVCGDAVVWKPSEKTPLTALACAAIFARAVKRFGSDAPDGLVSVLIGDRAVGEILVDHPKVPLVSATGSTRMGRDVGPRLAKRFARAVLELGGNNAGIVCPTADLDMALRAIAFGAMGTAGQRCTTLRRLFVHDSVYDQLVPRLKKAYQSVSVGNPLETTSLVGPLIDKAAFDAMRKAITEATAHGGKVTGGTRVENGHPDAYYVHPALVEMPKQVSPVTEETFAPILYVMKYSDFDAVLDEHNAVGAGLSSSIFTRDLQESERFLGVDGSDCGIANVNIGTSGAEIGGAFGGEKETGGGRESGSDAWKAYMRRATNTVNYSKALPLAQGVSFDIE from the coding sequence ATGACGATAGCGAAGGAAACGGCCGGGCTTCTGGGCAAGCTTGGTGTTGCCGGTGATGTGCTCGAGGGTGGCGACCTGATCGTGAAGAGCCCGGTGACGGGCGAGAAGATCGCGGCGCTGAAGACGATTTCGCCGGCCGATGCGGCGAGGGCGATCGACGGCGCCCACAAGGCGTTCCAGGCGTGGCGGATGGTGCCGGGCCCCAGGCGCGGCGAACTGGTGCGGCTGCTGGGCGAAGAACTGCGCGCCCACAAGGCCGAACTCGGCCGCCTGGTGTCGATCGAGGTCGGCAAGATACCGTCCGAGGGCCTGGGCGAAGTCCAGGAGATGATCGACATCTGCGATTTCGCCGTGGGTCTGTCGCGCCAGCTCTATGGCCTGACCATCGCCACCGAGCGTCCCGGACATCGCATGATGGAAACCTGGCATCCGCTGGGCGTCGTCGGTGTCATCTCGGCCTTCAATTTTCCCGTAGCGGTATGGTCGTGGAATACGGCACTTGCCCTGGTCTGCGGCGATGCGGTGGTGTGGAAGCCGTCGGAGAAGACGCCGCTGACCGCATTGGCCTGCGCGGCGATCTTTGCGCGCGCGGTCAAGCGTTTTGGTTCGGATGCGCCCGATGGCCTGGTCTCGGTGCTGATCGGTGATCGCGCCGTCGGCGAGATCCTGGTCGATCACCCGAAAGTGCCGCTGGTCTCGGCCACCGGTTCGACGCGCATGGGCCGTGATGTCGGTCCGCGCCTGGCCAAGCGCTTTGCCCGTGCCGTGCTGGAGCTTGGCGGCAACAATGCCGGCATTGTCTGCCCGACCGCCGATCTCGACATGGCGTTGCGCGCCATTGCCTTCGGCGCCATGGGCACGGCCGGACAGCGCTGCACGACGCTGCGCCGCCTGTTCGTCCATGACAGCGTCTACGACCAGCTCGTTCCCCGCCTGAAGAAGGCCTATCAGAGCGTCTCCGTCGGCAATCCGCTGGAGACCACGTCGCTGGTCGGTCCGCTGATCGACAAGGCCGCCTTCGACGCCATGCGGAAGGCGATCACCGAAGCCACCGCCCATGGCGGCAAGGTGACCGGCGGCACGCGGGTCGAGAATGGTCATCCCGATGCCTATTACGTTCATCCGGCGCTGGTCGAGATGCCCAAACAGGTATCGCCGGTGACCGAAGAGACCTTCGCGCCGATCCTCTATGTGATGAAGTATTCCGATTTCGACGCGGTGCTTGACGAGCACAATGCGGTGGGTGCCGGCCTTTCCTCGTCGATCTTCACGCGCGACCTGCAGGAATCCGAGCGCTTCCTTGGCGTTGACGGATCGGATTGCGGCATTGCCAATGTCAATATCGGCACGTCGGGCGCCGAGATCGGCGGTGCATTCGGTGGCGAGAAGGAGACGGGCGGTGGTCGTGAATCAGGCTCGGATGCCTGGAAGGCCTATATGCGCCGCGCCACCAACACGGTGAACTACTCCAAGGCGCTGCCACTTGCCCAGGGCGTCTCGTTCGACATCGAGTGA
- a CDS encoding FAD-binding oxidoreductase produces the protein MVLDAHIAELRTLLGAGGLLTRPEDMAGYQTGARHDRGLAAFVARPTTTEDVSALLAYCYRHAIALIPQSGNTGLVSGSTPDMSGLQGVLSLDRLRSVFDLDLDNRSVRVGGGLRPSEINSRLEQHSLFFPIDLGADPCAGGMVATNTGGARFLRFGDVRRNTLGLKVVLADEQGTVLDLGDGLRKNNTGVDWKQCFIGTSGAFGVITECVFNLERLPRQTATAFLVPRSDGHVMGILAAMEDQLGAYLSAFEGMSKAAISCALEHVPSLRNPFPGGAIPDHVILVEIARSWAPRKGEQSLDAVLEAVLAEIWSRPDEPLADAFVGRPHEMWAMRHALSEGVKAAGHLVAFDLSFRRGDVMRFREHMRAELEASMPTVRVCDFGHVGDGGLHFNLLVGSRAAEPPSAAAVSELRDRVIRAAVEMFGGSFSAEHAIGRTNQPFYDRYTKDKLKTMASAFKQQTSPGPIGAARFG, from the coding sequence ATGGTTCTTGACGCCCACATCGCCGAACTACGGACCCTGCTCGGCGCGGGCGGCTTGCTGACGCGGCCCGAGGATATGGCGGGCTATCAGACCGGCGCCCGTCATGACCGTGGGCTTGCCGCCTTCGTGGCGCGGCCGACGACGACGGAAGACGTGTCCGCGTTGCTGGCCTATTGCTATCGCCACGCAATCGCGCTCATCCCGCAATCCGGCAACACCGGCCTCGTTTCCGGCTCGACGCCGGATATGAGCGGTCTGCAAGGTGTGTTGAGCCTCGACCGCTTGCGGAGCGTCTTCGATCTCGATCTCGACAATCGTTCGGTGCGCGTCGGCGGCGGGCTCAGGCCTTCGGAGATCAACAGCCGGCTTGAGCAGCATTCGCTGTTTTTCCCTATCGATCTCGGCGCCGATCCCTGTGCCGGCGGCATGGTCGCCACCAACACCGGCGGTGCCCGCTTCCTGCGCTTCGGCGATGTGCGCCGCAACACGCTCGGCCTCAAGGTCGTTCTCGCCGACGAACAGGGCACGGTGCTCGACCTTGGCGATGGCTTGCGCAAGAACAACACCGGCGTTGACTGGAAGCAGTGTTTCATCGGCACGTCCGGCGCCTTCGGCGTCATCACCGAATGCGTCTTCAACCTGGAGCGCCTGCCGCGGCAGACGGCCACCGCGTTCCTGGTGCCGAGAAGTGACGGCCATGTCATGGGCATTCTCGCTGCCATGGAAGACCAGCTTGGCGCCTACCTCTCCGCCTTCGAGGGCATGTCGAAAGCAGCGATCAGCTGCGCGCTGGAGCATGTGCCGTCGCTGCGCAATCCGTTCCCGGGCGGCGCCATACCGGACCACGTGATCCTGGTGGAAATCGCCCGCTCCTGGGCTCCGCGTAAGGGCGAGCAGTCACTCGACGCCGTGCTCGAAGCTGTGCTGGCCGAGATCTGGTCGCGGCCGGACGAGCCGTTGGCCGACGCCTTCGTCGGCCGTCCGCACGAGATGTGGGCAATGCGGCATGCCCTTTCCGAAGGCGTCAAGGCGGCCGGCCATCTCGTCGCCTTTGACCTGTCCTTCAGGCGCGGCGACGTGATGCGCTTTCGCGAGCACATGCGCGCCGAACTTGAAGCAAGCATGCCCACTGTGCGGGTCTGCGATTTCGGCCATGTCGGCGACGGTGGCCTCCACTTCAATCTTCTTGTTGGTTCGCGCGCTGCGGAGCCGCCCAGTGCCGCGGCGGTTTCGGAACTGCGCGACCGGGTCATTCGTGCTGCTGTCGAGATGTTTGGCGGCAGCTTCAGCGCCGAGCACGCAATCGGCCGCACCAACCAGCCCTTCTACGATCGCTACACCAAAGACAAGCTCAAGACGATGGCGTCGGCGTTCAAGCAGCAGACATCGCCGGGTCCCATCGGCGCGGCGCGATTTGGTTAG